One Dromiciops gliroides isolate mDroGli1 chromosome 3, mDroGli1.pri, whole genome shotgun sequence DNA segment encodes these proteins:
- the LOC122751717 gene encoding olfactory receptor 8B3-like, with protein MRIMRRMALENTSSVTEFILAGLTDHAKLQVPLFLLFMGNYVITIMGNLGLIILIRMNFQLHTPMYYFLFNLSFIDLCYSSVFTPKMLMNFVLKKNIISYSGCMTQLYFFCFFVISECYVLTIMAYDRYVAICNPLLYNVTMSNQVCSWLVGGAYVMGFAGAMAHTGCMLRLSFCDVNIINHYMCDVHPLLHLSCTSTHVNELVVFIVVGTNIIVPSITIFTSYALILSSILSISSTEGGWKAFSTCSSHIIVVALFFGSASFMYLQPSSSESVDQGKIASVFYTNVGPMLNPLIYSLRNKDVQVAFRKTLRRMFFSTETRFS; from the exons ATGAGGATTATG AGGAGAATGGCTTTGGAAAATACCTCTTCAGTGACTGAGTTCATCCTTGCAGGCTTAACAGATCATGCAAAGCTCCAAGTACCTCTCTTTCTCCTGTTTATGGGGAACTATGTGATCACTATAATGGGGAACCTGGGACTGATCATTTTAATCAGGATGAATTTTCAGCTTCACACTCCTATGTACTATTTCCTCTTCAACTTGTCTTTCATAGATCTCTGTTACTCATCTGTCTTTACTCCCAAAATGTTGATGAATTTTGTCTTAAAGAAAAACATCATCTCTTATTCAGGATGTATGACTCAgctctatttcttctgtttttttgttatttctgagTGCTATGTGTTGACAATAATGGCTTATGATCGTTATGTTGCCATCTGTAATCCATTGCTGTATAATGTTACTATGTCCAATCAGGTCTGCTCATGGCTAGTGGGAGGGGCATATGTAATGGGGTTTGCTGGTGCCATGGCCCACACTGGATGCATGCTGAGACTGTCCTTCTGTGATGTCAACATCATAAACCATTACATGTGTGATGTTCACCCCCTTCTCCACCTCTCGTGCACTAGCACCCATGTCAATGAGCTGGTGGTTTTCATTGTTGTGGGCACTAACATCATAGTGCCTAGTATCACCATCTTTACCTCTTATGCTCTCATCCTGTCCAGTATCCTGAGTATCAGCTCTACTGAAGGCGGGTGGAAAGCCTTCAGCACCTGCAGCTCCCACATAATTGTTGTTGCTCTTTTCTTTGGGTCAGCTTCATTCATGTATCTCCAGCCCTCTTCATCAGAGTCTGTGGACCAGGGCAAAATAGCTTCAGTGTTTTACACAAATGTGGGGCCCATGCTAAACCCCCTCATTTATAGTCTGAGGAATAAAGATGTTCAGGTTGCCTTTAGGAAAACTTTGAGGAGAATGTTTTTCAGCACAGAAACAAGATTTTCATAA